The Kordia sp. SMS9 genome window below encodes:
- a CDS encoding glycosyltransferase family 2 protein, which translates to MPLFSVIIPLYNKQAYIQQTVESVLQQTCTDFELLIVNDASTDESVSVVSQISDSRIQLIENSENVGLSATRNHGISKANGEIIALLDADDVWRPNFLKTIEKLYITFPEASLYGTDYVETYTSHEDLIPRKNIDRSLQGTSFLISDFFKASMFQPIFCQSSLAFKKEICTEYEVFDSNITFAEDIDFYIQYSSKHRVAYHFEALAEVRFEVPDQMSKNAIITKTLPDLDRFEILAKDNNSLKKYLDLYRYIFASLYTLENAIPQRNAMLKHIDYNNLTFKQRFLLRSPRFVMVLVKKLKGFLLKLNVRVTSF; encoded by the coding sequence ATGCCACTTTTTTCCGTAATTATTCCATTGTACAACAAGCAAGCGTACATTCAGCAAACTGTTGAAAGCGTGTTGCAACAAACGTGTACAGATTTTGAGTTGCTAATTGTGAATGATGCTAGTACGGATGAAAGTGTTTCGGTGGTTTCTCAAATTTCGGATTCCAGAATTCAACTGATTGAAAACTCAGAAAACGTAGGACTTTCTGCGACGCGAAATCACGGGATTTCGAAAGCGAACGGTGAAATTATTGCCTTGTTGGATGCAGATGATGTTTGGCGTCCAAACTTTTTGAAAACCATTGAAAAACTCTACATTACTTTTCCAGAAGCTTCTTTGTATGGAACGGATTATGTGGAAACCTATACGTCGCATGAAGATTTGATTCCGAGAAAAAATATAGATCGTTCTTTGCAAGGAACTTCATTTTTGATTTCCGATTTCTTTAAAGCGAGTATGTTCCAACCTATTTTTTGCCAGAGTAGTTTGGCATTTAAAAAGGAGATTTGCACTGAATATGAAGTATTTGATTCGAACATTACCTTTGCAGAGGATATTGATTTTTATATACAATACAGCTCAAAACATCGTGTTGCGTATCATTTTGAAGCACTTGCCGAAGTCCGTTTTGAAGTGCCCGATCAAATGAGTAAAAACGCCATTATTACAAAGACTTTACCCGATTTGGATCGTTTTGAAATTTTAGCAAAAGATAACAATTCCCTCAAGAAATATTTGGATTTGTATCGCTATATTTTTGCTTCGCTCTACACCTTAGAAAACGCCATTCCACAACGAAACGCCATGTTGAAACATATTGATTATAACAATTTGACTTTTAAACAACGTTTCTTATTGAGAAGTCCACGATTTGTCATGGTATTGGTCAAAAAATTGAAAGGCTTTTTGTTGAAGTTGAATGTTCGGGTGACTTCTTTTTAG
- a CDS encoding transferase translates to MPLKKIYKVLRKQWRRFKFARTVNWYKTIYFNYKMFPKHIARKLPVFFYGSVKFNSLQGKVTIDAATIKRGMIGFGQNYEMNKRSMRIAEITLDGHLAFKGYCQFGKDYFLNIMDDAYCEMGNMASLGSRGKIICSKEIKFGEYARIGSESQLIDTNFHAMINTETGEKSEMKGSIHLGNYNYFGNRISVYKDTKTPNFTTIASHAVLKKDFSDVPENTMIGGIPAKVIKSNISRDWEGERAMIENALMIDF, encoded by the coding sequence ATGCCATTGAAAAAAATATATAAGGTGTTACGAAAGCAATGGAGGCGATTCAAGTTTGCCCGAACGGTCAATTGGTACAAAACGATTTATTTCAATTATAAGATGTTTCCAAAGCACATTGCGAGGAAGCTTCCCGTGTTTTTTTACGGTTCTGTAAAATTCAACAGTTTGCAAGGAAAAGTCACAATTGATGCAGCAACCATCAAACGTGGCATGATTGGTTTTGGACAGAATTATGAAATGAACAAACGCTCTATGCGTATTGCAGAAATCACGCTCGACGGACATTTGGCATTTAAAGGATATTGTCAATTTGGGAAAGATTATTTTCTCAACATTATGGACGATGCGTATTGCGAAATGGGGAATATGGCTTCGTTAGGTTCACGCGGAAAAATTATATGTTCTAAAGAAATAAAATTTGGCGAATATGCGCGCATCGGTTCAGAATCGCAACTCATTGATACCAATTTTCATGCAATGATCAACACAGAAACTGGTGAAAAAAGCGAGATGAAAGGCAGTATTCATCTAGGGAATTATAATTATTTTGGGAATCGGATTTCGGTCTACAAAGATACCAAAACGCCCAATTTTACTACAATTGCTTCACATGCAGTTCTGAAAAAAGATTTTTCGGATGTACCAGAAAATACCATGATTGGAGGTATTCCTGCCAAAGTTATTAAAAGTAATATTTCCAGAGATTGGGAAGGCGAACGCGCCATGATTGAAAACGCACTGATGATTGATTTCTAA
- a CDS encoding CIA30 family protein yields MLKTICFLLLSQFIYAQQDNVDFGKYKDNERWKITNDGVMGGLSEGDYRITDDSVVFSGNISLENNGGFSSYRSNYQKRDLSSYKKIIIHYRSKQYAMGFTLEMDRRWYVPYYKVNLPTTDWKWVTKEIIFTDFDRYNIGRKRDGKPTQNELANILRIGFISNEKKAGPFKIEIDYIKFE; encoded by the coding sequence ATGTTAAAAACGATCTGTTTTCTCCTGCTATCTCAATTCATCTATGCACAACAAGATAATGTTGATTTTGGAAAATACAAAGACAACGAACGTTGGAAGATTACAAATGATGGTGTGATGGGCGGACTTTCTGAAGGCGATTATCGAATTACGGATGACAGTGTAGTGTTTAGCGGAAACATCTCTTTAGAAAACAACGGCGGTTTTTCCTCGTATCGAAGTAATTATCAAAAACGCGATCTTTCTTCCTATAAAAAAATAATCATTCATTACCGTTCCAAACAATACGCAATGGGATTTACGCTAGAAATGGACAGACGTTGGTACGTTCCATATTATAAAGTAAATTTGCCAACAACAGATTGGAAATGGGTAACCAAAGAAATCATCTTTACCGATTTTGATCGGTACAATATTGGGCGCAAACGTGATGGGAAACCTACACAAAACGAATTGGCAAACATTCTCCGCATCGGATTCATCTCTAACGAGAAAAAAGCAGGACCTTTTAAAATAGAAATTGATTATATAAAGTTTGAATAA
- a CDS encoding FdtA/QdtA family cupin domain-containing protein, translating into MSTTVADIQLITIPKIEDFRGNISVIEGDTIPFKCKRVYYLYDIPSGAKRGGHAHVEQHEVLIALSGSFEVIFKDGTSKRRILLNKPNQGCLIPHGIWRELENFSSGAVCLVLASDEFNESDYIRDYQDYVITKEDVKLSK; encoded by the coding sequence ATGTCTACAACTGTTGCTGATATTCAACTCATAACGATCCCCAAAATCGAAGACTTTAGAGGAAATATTTCTGTCATTGAAGGCGATACGATCCCTTTTAAATGCAAACGTGTATATTATTTGTACGACATTCCTAGTGGCGCAAAACGCGGTGGACATGCACATGTAGAGCAACACGAAGTCTTAATTGCCCTTAGTGGAAGTTTTGAAGTTATTTTTAAAGATGGCACTTCCAAAAGACGTATTTTACTCAACAAACCCAATCAAGGTTGCTTAATTCCACACGGAATTTGGCGCGAATTGGAAAACTTTTCTTCTGGAGCGGTTTGCTTAGTTTTAGCTTCAGACGAATTCAACGAATCCGACTACATCCGCGATTACCAAGATTACGTGATCACTAAAGAAGACGTGAAACTTTCAAAGTAG
- a CDS encoding glycosyltransferase, producing MRILLVGEYSRFHNSLKEGLQELQHDVTLIGRADNFKNYPIDISLEATFFHKKIPNAFRQLLFKVCKIDIAFLEITYRFFKHRKSFQNYDAVQLINEFPFATIPFVERKLLKYIFKHNKNVYLSSCGDDFHYVNFILNANLPYHMLTAYENDKSTKKWFQYSLQYLSKAHEKLHHFVIENVKGIIPANFDYEMAYRNHPKVLPLVPFPINVDLLPYEPLQYDGKVIIFHGVNQVNYLKKGNNLIEKALHIVEARYPNRVEVKTVSNLPYSEYIETYNSAHIIMDQLYGYDQGYNALEAMAKGKVVFSGAEKDFLAYYKLEKPVLMNATPNVDDLVEKLSHLIENPQEMIAIGENARTFVEEFHEYKNVAEQYVECWFSLSELENRA from the coding sequence ATGCGCATATTATTGGTTGGAGAATACAGTAGATTTCACAATTCGCTTAAAGAAGGTCTACAAGAGTTACAGCACGATGTTACATTGATTGGGCGTGCTGATAACTTTAAAAATTATCCTATTGATATTTCGTTGGAAGCTACTTTTTTTCATAAAAAGATTCCGAATGCGTTTCGCCAATTGCTCTTTAAAGTATGTAAGATTGATATTGCTTTTTTAGAAATTACCTATCGTTTTTTTAAACATCGAAAGTCGTTTCAAAATTACGATGCCGTGCAATTAATTAATGAGTTTCCGTTTGCCACGATTCCGTTTGTAGAGCGAAAGTTGCTGAAATACATCTTTAAACATAATAAAAATGTGTATTTGTCTTCTTGTGGCGACGATTTTCATTATGTGAATTTTATTTTGAATGCCAATTTGCCGTATCACATGCTCACTGCATACGAAAACGATAAAAGTACTAAAAAGTGGTTTCAGTATTCGCTGCAATATTTATCGAAAGCGCACGAAAAGTTGCATCATTTTGTAATTGAAAACGTAAAAGGAATTATTCCTGCGAATTTTGATTATGAAATGGCCTACAGAAATCATCCAAAAGTGTTGCCGCTTGTTCCGTTTCCTATTAATGTAGATTTGTTACCGTATGAACCTTTACAATATGATGGAAAGGTGATTATCTTTCACGGTGTGAATCAGGTAAATTATTTGAAGAAAGGAAACAATTTGATTGAAAAAGCCTTACACATTGTGGAAGCAAGATATCCAAATCGTGTAGAAGTGAAAACGGTGTCCAATTTGCCGTATTCAGAATATATTGAAACCTATAACAGCGCGCATATTATTATGGATCAGTTGTATGGTTATGATCAAGGATATAATGCCTTGGAAGCGATGGCAAAAGGAAAAGTAGTGTTTTCTGGTGCTGAAAAAGATTTTTTAGCATATTATAAACTAGAGAAACCTGTATTGATGAATGCGACACCTAATGTAGATGATTTGGTGGAAAAACTAAGTCATTTAATTGAAAATCCTCAAGAAATGATAGCGATTGGTGAAAACGCACGCACTTTTGTAGAGGAGTTTCACGAGTATAAAAATGTTGCTGAACAGTATGTAGAGTGTTGGTTTTCATTGTCCGAGTTAGAAAATCGTGCTTAA
- a CDS encoding tRNA (cytidine(34)-2'-O)-methyltransferase: protein MAYNIVLVEPEIHTNTGNIGRLSLASGSNLHLVKPFGFEITDARLKRAGLDYWQHLDVHIYENIEEFYTKNTNKKMVYLTSKSQKSYTEIPFEDELFLVFGKESVGLSAAITDAHKEDLYTIPMFSEHIRSLNLANAVSIVVYEGIRRLQ, encoded by the coding sequence ATGGCATACAACATCGTATTGGTTGAACCCGAAATTCACACAAATACAGGAAATATAGGACGTTTAAGCTTGGCATCTGGTTCCAACTTGCACTTAGTAAAACCCTTTGGTTTTGAAATTACCGACGCGCGCCTGAAACGTGCAGGACTTGATTATTGGCAACACTTAGATGTTCATATTTACGAAAATATAGAAGAATTCTACACGAAAAATACAAACAAAAAAATGGTGTATCTCACCAGTAAAAGTCAAAAAAGCTATACCGAAATTCCGTTTGAAGATGAGTTGTTTTTAGTTTTTGGAAAAGAATCTGTTGGTTTATCAGCAGCAATCACGGATGCTCACAAAGAAGATTTGTACACCATTCCTATGTTTAGCGAACACATTAGAAGCTTAAATTTAGCCAATGCAGTCAGTATTGTAGTCTATGAAGGCATTCGTAGGCTTCAATAA
- a CDS encoding glycosyltransferase family 4 protein gives MLQNSKKKICLIVECLSGGGAEKQAANFSKSLQKYGFEVSIISLKDQITYDFAGTLYNLGKNESSIKIIKQIQKFFAFKKAYKTCNADMYIDFRARSRFVMEYLLHKFIFEAKKMILMVHSYHIEWHIPKGKLFREIYNKTHAIVAVSEAIELKLGHMYDFENLLHIPNYITAVESTQNEKTPVKDDYIIAVGRLQNDIKQFDRLVETYHASKLAEKNIKLYICGDGNDKESLENLISKLHLQAHVKLLGFVENVTEYIQNATYLILSSRVEGFPMVLLEALQQKTPVISFDCKSGPSEIIQHKTNGLLVEDQNFANLKEAMLLLIENMELYMNCKQNAVYSISKFTEENVIQQWVQLINV, from the coding sequence ATGCTGCAAAATTCTAAAAAGAAAATCTGTTTAATTGTCGAATGTCTTAGTGGCGGCGGCGCAGAAAAGCAGGCGGCAAACTTTTCCAAATCGCTTCAAAAGTACGGTTTTGAAGTATCTATCATTTCTCTAAAAGATCAAATTACCTATGATTTTGCGGGAACCTTGTACAATTTGGGTAAAAACGAATCTTCCATAAAAATTATCAAGCAAATTCAGAAATTTTTCGCGTTCAAAAAAGCGTACAAAACCTGCAATGCAGACATGTATATTGACTTTAGAGCACGCAGTAGATTTGTGATGGAATACTTGCTGCACAAATTCATCTTTGAAGCCAAAAAAATGATCCTAATGGTACACAGTTACCACATTGAATGGCACATCCCGAAAGGGAAACTATTCAGAGAAATTTACAACAAAACACATGCAATTGTGGCGGTTTCAGAAGCGATTGAGTTAAAATTAGGACACATGTACGACTTTGAAAACCTGTTGCACATTCCTAATTATATCACTGCTGTAGAATCGACTCAGAATGAAAAAACGCCAGTAAAAGACGACTACATTATTGCTGTCGGACGCTTGCAAAACGACATCAAACAGTTTGATCGTTTGGTTGAAACCTATCACGCTTCCAAACTTGCAGAAAAAAACATCAAACTCTACATTTGCGGCGATGGAAACGACAAAGAATCGTTAGAAAACTTAATCTCAAAATTACACTTGCAAGCGCATGTAAAGTTGCTCGGATTTGTAGAAAACGTGACGGAATACATTCAAAATGCAACATATTTAATATTGTCGAGTAGGGTAGAAGGTTTTCCGATGGTTTTATTAGAAGCATTGCAGCAAAAAACGCCTGTCATTTCCTTTGATTGCAAATCGGGACCAAGTGAAATAATTCAACACAAAACCAACGGTTTGCTCGTTGAAGATCAAAACTTTGCGAATTTGAAAGAAGCAATGTTACTTTTAATCGAAAATATGGAATTGTATATGAATTGTAAACAAAATGCTGTATATTCCATATCAAAATTCACAGAAGAAAATGTAATCCAGCAATGGGTTCAACTTATAAACGTCTAA
- a CDS encoding Dps family protein, which yields MNYLNMSDEKLVPVVVELNTLLANYHVYYQKLRSFHWNILGKNFFDLHDKFEELYTNAQTKIDEIAERVLTLKYHPISKMSDYLEISAVKESSPLLTDTEMIEILINDHKMILAQMKVVIDHANAAGDEGTLDLIGAYIRELEKASWMLNAWSKKTSAQLNNSMVKA from the coding sequence ATGAATTATTTAAATATGAGTGATGAAAAATTAGTACCTGTAGTCGTAGAATTGAATACATTATTGGCTAATTACCACGTATACTATCAAAAATTAAGAAGTTTTCACTGGAATATTTTAGGAAAAAACTTTTTCGATTTACACGATAAATTTGAAGAACTGTACACAAACGCACAAACAAAAATCGACGAAATTGCAGAACGTGTGTTAACTTTAAAATATCACCCAATTAGTAAAATGAGTGATTATTTGGAAATTTCAGCCGTAAAAGAATCAAGTCCATTATTGACCGATACCGAAATGATTGAAATTTTAATCAACGACCATAAGATGATTTTAGCACAAATGAAAGTCGTGATTGATCATGCAAATGCAGCCGGAGATGAAGGAACACTCGATTTGATTGGAGCCTACATTAGAGAGTTGGAAAAAGCAAGTTGGATGTTAAACGCTTGGTCAAAGAAAACAAGTGCACAGTTGAACAATTCAATGGTAAAAGCCTAA